Proteins found in one Opitutaceae bacterium genomic segment:
- a CDS encoding FN3 associated domain-containing protein produces the protein MPSCMHPYSPRRLAFAGVAASLAAFTPLANASEIQEVIPLTEKILLVHFDDGAVKHHVKGEYRDSETFLNRIPLDTAAASSAASYTLKSADDAQYSTAKAPATVGRKSKGTDWMITWPIPPLGEDAAFEHWLYLELPTPLVSGKSYTLDTGSLATNGSSWNFTFDEKQIRSDAIHVNLLGYAPVSPAKFGYLYHWMGDKGGLDLAAWEGKPFHLVRTDTQAIAFTGTIEFRSEKTTSDGGFMPEQTPNGNVSQADVYDCDFTAFKTPGEYRLVVPGIGASHPFKIAENAYREAFYWVMKAIYHRRSGVNLAAPFAEFTRPAPHNPLLTPGFKGKLKYSTFKSLDFTDNDGHSAGAAAIENGIKGDLSTWGWYQDGGDWDGYFTHTRVPYDLLTVFELAPGNFTDGDLDIPESGNGLPDILDEGAWLIRFYQRSRQEILAKGWGTGGVPGGRVFGDLWGNDTAPDGTARPSWEDTTRMWVVTGEEVTVTYRYAGLAAQFAHILGKLGKSDPLGIDWKKEAVDAYAWAQSKVTADDFSKRNQGPFDVRLNRLFASAMLYRLTGDAAYHTQFVSDWPQRSWTSRDENYDQDLPVTAGLLASRIRSFDAATLQQLRDDSRGNMVWHLGETPMITRGLRWGGDFWMPPLVGNSTTPQIRNAVAGYSIYTQEDPGANTDYLKSIYTTADYFLGNNPLNISWVSGIGERHPKHVFYMDWWYSDGKDKTFKGWVPYGPWAWTGGFAVDFGFGSYDYRRGVHSAYPAKETWPLHEMWFDHRSAPITAENTIHQTQAPSAFVYGYLSGPAPVLGKIAAAVPVIEPMGGTWENSVTVTLKSPLAGATMRYTLDGSTPTATTGTVYTAPFKLTSSKTVKVVAYKSGFNTSAVASAPITVITRTTFGNAGVPWSIGNVQTRRIQAENFDTGGELIAYHDNDTANTGGLHRTADGVDIYSTADTGGGFAVRASAGEWMEFTALVAKAGNHNISFRAANPTSVNQMVSITVNGNSVTGKVAVPPTGGADAFISVLKTDVKLPAGKAVVRVSFDGELSLNHIDISTAYNQVKVQAPTFSIPAGPQAGPINLVLTSPTAGATIRYTLDGSDPSNVIGTVYSGPIALAKTTTVKAIAYASGKGDSTVASAEYVIERGLPFVFSPVADRDNYAASLGDDKWVNTSIYQTAYLRFDVASRPNAIIKGATLVFYRPGVDQGDVTFNVSQATDEWSENDVNSLPAKGTAINSVASSKAGWVEIDVTDYVVSSIGSDGLISFAIDSSKVGWTGLESRENNNKPELRLYYGLDGPQGGAQLNFETSTQGWDIGWMDNATADSMVSVETSSDIPAFQGTKSLKVNLDVKKAGASDIAISVGVMDLQDMAGKSVKLHVWIPADAPTWGFLKFYQYNPDWSGWFSDWVNKDTDKWQVVTIDVPNVAVLKRVGVMFILHGDYKGAFYIDAVSY, from the coding sequence ATGCCCTCCTGCATGCATCCCTACTCCCCACGTCGGCTCGCCTTTGCGGGCGTTGCCGCGTCGCTCGCGGCCTTCACGCCGCTCGCAAACGCCTCCGAAATCCAAGAGGTCATTCCGCTGACCGAGAAAATCCTGCTCGTCCACTTCGACGACGGCGCGGTCAAGCACCACGTAAAGGGAGAGTATCGCGACAGCGAAACCTTCCTGAATCGCATTCCGCTCGACACCGCTGCGGCTTCCAGCGCGGCGAGCTACACGCTCAAGAGCGCGGATGATGCCCAGTACTCCACTGCCAAGGCGCCCGCTACCGTCGGCCGCAAGAGCAAGGGCACCGACTGGATGATCACCTGGCCCATCCCGCCGCTCGGCGAGGATGCCGCATTCGAACACTGGCTTTACCTGGAACTGCCCACACCGCTTGTGAGCGGCAAGAGCTACACGCTCGACACCGGAAGCCTCGCCACAAACGGCTCCTCATGGAACTTCACCTTTGACGAAAAGCAGATCCGGTCCGACGCCATCCACGTCAATCTCCTCGGATACGCTCCTGTGTCCCCGGCGAAGTTTGGCTACCTGTACCATTGGATGGGCGATAAGGGCGGCCTCGACCTCGCCGCTTGGGAAGGAAAGCCGTTCCACCTTGTCCGCACCGACACCCAGGCCATCGCATTCACGGGCACCATCGAGTTCCGCTCCGAGAAGACGACTTCGGATGGCGGGTTCATGCCCGAGCAAACCCCCAATGGCAATGTGAGCCAGGCCGACGTCTACGACTGCGATTTCACCGCGTTCAAGACCCCCGGCGAATACCGGCTCGTTGTTCCCGGCATCGGCGCCTCCCACCCGTTCAAGATCGCCGAGAACGCCTATCGCGAGGCGTTCTACTGGGTCATGAAGGCGATCTACCACCGCCGCTCCGGTGTGAACCTCGCCGCTCCCTTTGCCGAGTTCACGCGCCCCGCGCCGCACAACCCGCTCCTCACGCCCGGCTTCAAGGGCAAGCTGAAGTACTCGACCTTCAAGTCCCTGGATTTCACCGACAATGACGGCCACAGCGCCGGCGCCGCGGCGATCGAGAATGGGATCAAGGGCGACCTCTCCACCTGGGGTTGGTACCAGGACGGAGGCGACTGGGATGGCTACTTCACCCACACCCGCGTGCCCTACGACCTCCTCACTGTCTTCGAACTCGCGCCCGGCAATTTCACCGATGGCGATCTCGATATCCCGGAGAGCGGAAATGGTCTCCCCGACATCCTCGACGAAGGCGCCTGGCTGATCCGTTTCTACCAGCGCTCCCGCCAGGAAATCCTCGCCAAGGGCTGGGGTACGGGTGGCGTCCCGGGTGGCCGCGTCTTTGGCGATCTCTGGGGCAATGATACGGCGCCTGATGGCACCGCTCGCCCCTCCTGGGAAGACACCACACGCATGTGGGTTGTGACCGGTGAAGAGGTCACCGTGACCTATCGCTATGCCGGTCTGGCGGCCCAATTCGCCCACATCCTCGGGAAGCTCGGGAAGTCCGACCCGCTCGGCATCGACTGGAAAAAAGAGGCCGTCGACGCTTACGCCTGGGCCCAGAGCAAAGTCACGGCTGACGACTTCTCCAAGCGTAACCAAGGCCCGTTCGATGTGCGCCTGAACCGCCTGTTTGCCTCCGCCATGCTCTATCGCCTCACCGGCGATGCAGCCTACCATACCCAGTTCGTCTCGGACTGGCCGCAGCGTTCATGGACGTCCCGTGACGAGAACTACGACCAGGACCTTCCTGTGACGGCAGGCCTCCTCGCGAGCCGTATCCGCAGCTTCGACGCGGCCACGTTGCAGCAGCTTCGTGATGACTCCCGGGGCAACATGGTCTGGCACCTCGGCGAGACGCCGATGATCACGCGCGGCCTCCGCTGGGGCGGCGACTTCTGGATGCCTCCCTTGGTTGGCAACAGCACGACGCCTCAGATCCGCAATGCCGTCGCAGGGTACTCGATCTACACCCAGGAAGATCCTGGGGCTAACACCGACTACCTGAAGAGCATCTACACGACCGCAGATTACTTCCTCGGCAATAACCCGCTGAACATCTCCTGGGTCTCGGGCATTGGCGAGCGCCACCCGAAGCATGTGTTCTACATGGACTGGTGGTACAGCGACGGAAAAGACAAGACCTTCAAAGGCTGGGTGCCGTATGGCCCCTGGGCATGGACTGGCGGCTTCGCCGTCGACTTCGGTTTCGGCTCCTACGACTACCGCCGTGGTGTCCATTCCGCCTATCCCGCCAAGGAGACCTGGCCCTTGCACGAAATGTGGTTTGACCACCGCAGCGCACCCATCACGGCTGAAAATACCATTCACCAGACGCAGGCTCCTTCGGCCTTTGTCTATGGCTACCTCTCCGGTCCGGCACCGGTCCTCGGCAAGATCGCCGCGGCTGTCCCGGTGATCGAGCCCATGGGCGGCACCTGGGAGAATTCGGTGACCGTCACGCTGAAATCACCGCTCGCCGGTGCCACCATGCGCTACACGTTGGATGGCTCCACGCCGACCGCCACAACCGGCACGGTGTACACGGCGCCGTTCAAGCTCACGTCCTCAAAGACTGTGAAGGTGGTGGCGTACAAGTCGGGATTCAATACCTCGGCCGTCGCTTCCGCTCCGATCACGGTCATTACGCGGACGACCTTCGGCAACGCCGGCGTCCCCTGGAGCATCGGCAACGTGCAGACGCGCCGTATTCAGGCGGAGAACTTCGACACCGGTGGCGAGTTGATCGCCTACCATGATAACGATACGGCCAACACGGGCGGCCTTCACCGCACCGCGGACGGCGTCGACATCTATTCGACGGCGGACACGGGCGGCGGTTTCGCTGTACGCGCTTCGGCTGGCGAGTGGATGGAGTTCACGGCGTTGGTCGCGAAGGCGGGTAACCACAACATCTCGTTCCGGGCGGCGAACCCCACATCGGTCAACCAGATGGTGAGCATCACGGTTAACGGCAACAGCGTCACGGGCAAGGTCGCCGTGCCTCCCACGGGTGGTGCGGACGCCTTCATCTCCGTGCTCAAGACTGACGTCAAGCTGCCTGCCGGTAAAGCGGTCGTCCGGGTGTCATTTGACGGCGAGCTTTCGCTAAACCATATCGATATCTCGACTGCCTACAATCAGGTGAAGGTGCAGGCTCCTACCTTCAGCATCCCCGCCGGGCCGCAGGCTGGACCAATCAACCTCGTGCTGACTTCACCTACCGCGGGCGCGACGATCCGGTATACCCTCGACGGTTCGGACCCCTCCAACGTGATCGGCACCGTTTACTCGGGCCCCATCGCGCTGGCGAAGACGACAACCGTCAAGGCCATCGCCTATGCCTCAGGCAAGGGTGACAGCACCGTGGCGTCCGCCGAGTACGTCATCGAGCGCGGATTGCCGTTTGTCTTCTCGCCGGTGGCTGACCGCGACAACTACGCAGCCTCGCTCGGAGACGATAAATGGGTCAACACGAGCATCTATCAGACCGCTTACCTGCGCTTTGATGTCGCCTCCCGACCCAACGCAATCATCAAGGGTGCAACGCTGGTGTTCTACCGTCCCGGCGTTGATCAGGGAGATGTCACCTTCAACGTTTCTCAGGCCACCGACGAATGGAGCGAGAACGATGTGAACAGCCTTCCTGCCAAGGGTACGGCGATCAATTCCGTCGCTAGTTCCAAGGCGGGCTGGGTGGAGATCGATGTGACAGATTACGTCGTTTCCTCAATCGGCAGCGACGGCTTGATCTCGTTCGCAATTGATTCCAGCAAGGTCGGTTGGACCGGCCTCGAATCCCGAGAGAACAACAACAAGCCCGAACTCCGGCTCTATTACGGTCTCGACGGCCCGCAGGGTGGGGCGCAGCTCAACTTCGAGACCTCCACGCAGGGCTGGGATATTGGCTGGATGGATAACGCCACCGCCGATTCCATGGTGAGCGTCGAGACCTCCTCCGACATACCGGCGTTCCAAGGGACAAAATCCCTGAAGGTCAATCTGGACGTCAAAAAGGCCGGCGCGAGTGACATCGCCATAAGCGTGGGTGTGATGGATCTGCAGGACATGGCTGGAAAGAGCGTCAAGCTCCACGTTTGGATTCCAGCCGACGCCCCCACGTGGGGTTTTCTGAAGTTCTATCAGTACAACCCGGACTGGTCTGGTTGGTTCTCCGACTGGGTCAACAAGGACACGGACAAATGGCAGGTCGTCACAATTGACGTGCCCAATGTCGCCGTACTCAAACGCGTGGGTGTGATGTTCATACTCCACGGCGACTACAAGGGTGCCTTCTACATCGACGCCGTCAGCTACTAA
- the ndk gene encoding nucleoside-diphosphate kinase yields MQKTLIIFKPDCMEKKHVGAVLSRFEQAGFNVIGCKMIRLTPELLREHYAHVASKPFYPDIEKFMASRPVIVAALEGQDVVAKVRDLLGPTDSRKAPKGTIRGDFGADMMVNVVHASDSEDNGRIEIARFFKADEIFA; encoded by the coding sequence ATGCAAAAGACCCTCATCATCTTTAAGCCGGATTGCATGGAAAAGAAGCACGTGGGTGCTGTTTTGAGCCGCTTCGAGCAAGCGGGCTTCAATGTGATCGGCTGCAAAATGATCCGCCTCACGCCGGAGCTCCTGCGCGAGCATTATGCGCACGTCGCATCGAAACCGTTTTATCCGGACATCGAGAAGTTCATGGCTTCCCGTCCCGTCATCGTGGCCGCGCTTGAAGGTCAGGACGTCGTGGCGAAAGTGCGCGACCTGCTCGGCCCCACCGATTCCCGCAAGGCGCCCAAGGGCACGATCCGGGGCGACTTCGGCGCAGACATGATGGTCAACGTCGTACACGCTTCCGATTCCGAGGACAACGGCCGTATTGAAATCGCCCGTTTCTTCAAGGCCGACGAAATCTTTGCCTGA
- a CDS encoding VPDSG-CTERM sorting domain-containing protein — MKTYKILLVSAALVSSSFAATAIQSPVAVTGSTLGDNVDAPLSSIVDGSGLSNPFSSGSTSFGGYFASDPQHQFDSGFYTSPMTYLGEIHLDMGMNVLASAFAIWFDPLAPLTSFALYGSLNADFSDSSLLTQNDSPWATPNWADDFSSYTYGATSSTFGPKLVRYLKLEVAGVAPAPDGLASLTIGEVAVGVEKPSTNVPDSTSTLALLGAGLSLVCLLRRRS; from the coding sequence ATGAAAACCTACAAGATCCTCCTCGTTTCCGCGGCCTTGGTATCAAGCAGCTTCGCGGCAACGGCAATCCAAAGCCCCGTTGCTGTCACCGGCAGCACACTGGGCGACAATGTCGACGCGCCGCTGTCCTCGATTGTTGACGGCTCAGGCCTCTCGAATCCGTTCAGCAGCGGGTCCACCAGTTTTGGTGGCTACTTCGCGAGCGATCCGCAGCACCAGTTCGACTCGGGATTCTACACGAGCCCGATGACCTACCTGGGTGAAATTCACCTGGACATGGGTATGAACGTGCTCGCGTCGGCTTTTGCGATCTGGTTCGACCCACTTGCGCCGCTGACCTCGTTCGCCCTGTACGGGAGCCTGAATGCCGACTTCAGCGATTCGTCGCTCCTCACCCAGAATGATTCGCCGTGGGCGACGCCCAACTGGGCGGATGATTTCAGCTCCTATACCTATGGAGCCACCAGCTCCACCTTCGGCCCGAAGTTGGTTCGTTACCTCAAGCTCGAGGTGGCGGGCGTCGCTCCGGCTCCCGATGGCCTGGCCTCGCTGACCATCGGCGAGGTGGCGGTCGGCGTCGAAAAGCCTTCGACGAACGTCCCTGACTCCACCTCGACACTGGCCCTCCTCGGCGCCGGTTTGTCACTGGTGTGCCTGCTCAGGCGTCGTAGCTAA
- the aspS gene encoding aspartate--tRNA ligase produces the protein MKRTHHCAQLSASDLGSSVALVGWVDSLRDHGGILFIDLRDRKGITQVKFDPHVNAELGAKAAHLKPESVIGVAGKVVARPEGTVNSSLPTGAIEIDATALDIFNLSDTPPFPLDDIGGDKVNEDLRLTYRYLDLRRPKMLKNLQVRHKATKAIRDYFDAQEFIEVETPALFKSTPEGAREYLVPSRIHPGQFYALSQSPQQFKQILMVAGVERYFQIARCFRDEDLRADRQMEFTQVDVEASFIDREDVYRIFEGMLKKVWKEVLDVDIPTPFLRMPFVEAMNRYGVDKPDMRFGLELTDLTEIFKESQFKVFQATVAGGGVIKALNAKGLADLTQGELKNLEDIAKSLGAKGLAFIKAEKGEWKSPIVKFFSEAEKAALTKQLGIEEGDVVFFAAAGWEKACAILGRIRLEAAQLLVKRGKLTIRHDDWKFLWVVDFPLMSYDEAENRYVATHHPFTAPVPEDTALLDSNPKAVRGQHYDAVLNGMELGGGSIRIHQPSLQKKVFEEVLKIPQDVVETRFGYMLKAFTYGAPPHGGIAFGLDRMVALLCGTTSIRDVIAFPKTQKGQCLMTQSPTPVTAKQLKELHIQTVIPEV, from the coding sequence ATGAAGCGCACCCACCATTGTGCCCAGCTTTCCGCCTCCGATCTCGGCTCTTCCGTGGCCTTGGTCGGCTGGGTGGACTCTCTCCGTGATCACGGCGGCATCCTTTTCATCGACTTGCGCGACCGCAAGGGGATCACCCAGGTGAAGTTTGACCCCCACGTGAATGCGGAGCTCGGCGCAAAGGCCGCGCACCTCAAGCCGGAATCAGTGATTGGCGTTGCCGGCAAGGTGGTCGCCCGTCCCGAAGGTACGGTGAATTCCAGTCTGCCGACAGGTGCGATCGAGATCGACGCCACGGCGCTAGACATCTTCAACCTCTCGGATACCCCTCCATTCCCGTTGGACGACATCGGCGGCGACAAGGTGAACGAGGACTTGCGCCTCACTTATCGCTACCTCGACCTGCGTCGCCCAAAGATGCTCAAGAACCTCCAGGTGCGCCACAAGGCCACCAAGGCGATCCGCGACTACTTCGACGCGCAGGAGTTTATCGAGGTCGAGACGCCCGCGCTGTTCAAGAGCACACCTGAAGGTGCGCGCGAGTACCTCGTGCCTTCACGTATCCACCCAGGTCAGTTCTATGCGCTTTCCCAGTCTCCGCAGCAGTTCAAACAGATTTTGATGGTGGCGGGGGTGGAGCGCTATTTCCAGATCGCACGTTGCTTCCGAGACGAGGATCTGCGCGCCGACCGGCAGATGGAGTTCACCCAAGTGGACGTTGAGGCCTCCTTCATCGATCGCGAGGATGTTTATCGCATCTTCGAGGGAATGCTCAAAAAAGTCTGGAAGGAAGTCCTGGACGTCGACATCCCAACGCCCTTCCTGCGCATGCCTTTCGTTGAGGCGATGAACCGTTATGGCGTCGACAAGCCGGACATGCGTTTCGGGCTCGAGCTCACCGATCTCACCGAGATATTCAAGGAGTCGCAGTTCAAGGTGTTCCAGGCAACGGTCGCCGGTGGTGGGGTCATCAAGGCGCTCAACGCCAAGGGCCTCGCGGACCTGACCCAGGGCGAACTCAAGAATCTCGAGGATATCGCCAAATCGCTCGGCGCAAAGGGCCTCGCCTTTATCAAGGCGGAAAAGGGCGAATGGAAGTCGCCGATCGTGAAGTTCTTCTCCGAAGCTGAAAAGGCTGCGCTGACAAAGCAGCTTGGCATCGAGGAAGGCGATGTCGTGTTTTTCGCTGCCGCTGGCTGGGAAAAGGCGTGTGCGATTCTCGGCAGGATTCGCCTGGAAGCTGCTCAACTCCTGGTCAAACGAGGCAAGCTCACCATCCGTCACGATGACTGGAAATTTTTGTGGGTCGTTGACTTCCCGCTCATGTCGTATGACGAGGCGGAGAACCGGTACGTTGCTACCCACCACCCATTCACTGCGCCGGTCCCGGAGGACACCGCGCTCCTTGATTCGAATCCCAAGGCGGTTCGCGGCCAACATTATGATGCCGTCCTCAACGGCATGGAACTCGGTGGCGGGTCGATTCGCATCCATCAGCCTTCGCTTCAAAAGAAGGTGTTCGAGGAGGTGCTCAAGATTCCGCAGGATGTCGTCGAAACCCGCTTCGGTTACATGCTCAAAGCATTCACGTATGGCGCGCCACCGCACGGTGGAATCGCGTTTGGCCTGGATCGCATGGTCGCGCTCCTCTGTGGCACCACAAGTATTCGCGATGTGATCGCTTTTCCAAAGACGCAGAAGGGGCAGTGTCTCATGACGCAAAGCCCGACGCCTGTCACGGCGAAGCAGTTGAAAGAACTGCACATCCAGACAGTCATCCCGGAGGTTTGA
- a CDS encoding DNA polymerase Y family protein — MSFAALHLPSLPLQALLRDDPALVGKPVAVVAGEGRHAAVLHASPEAVQVSPGLPTPLALSRCPGLTLLPRRPDAETEAQRLLLAAGFTLSPRVENTRAGLVTLDLQGHDPGRTHTAASTLRLGFAAQGLDVRIGISTTPLLAELAALRADWALEVTDTSAFLAPLPLATVSPQPAQASLLAKWGIHTLGDLCTLPKEAIAQRLGTEGALLWERASGEATRVLHLVNPPRTFAASWDCEPPVETLEPLLFRLQRFGERLAAELRAAQFAASSLALTLCLEDETDVRREFRLPEPSVDPSAWLRVLHTHLGTVRTTARITGVRLVATPVRPPQKQEGLFDAGLRDPLSFWELLARLGALVGDSRVGTPRIPDTHRPDAVELVRPLEALEPLEREPLHPSLGYKLRRYRPPRPVEVSLVDGQPATLMGGALRGKIVEAAGPWMTGGDWWKPEAWWRETWQVRLEGGGCYQILRSTGGWQVEGMLD; from the coding sequence ATGTCGTTCGCCGCATTGCATCTACCCAGCCTTCCCCTGCAGGCCCTCCTGCGGGACGACCCCGCTCTGGTCGGCAAACCCGTCGCAGTCGTCGCCGGTGAGGGACGCCATGCGGCCGTGCTCCATGCCTCCCCCGAGGCGGTGCAGGTCTCCCCGGGGCTGCCCACGCCGCTTGCCCTTTCCCGCTGCCCGGGGCTCACCCTCCTGCCCCGACGCCCGGACGCCGAGACCGAGGCCCAGCGCCTCCTGCTTGCCGCGGGCTTCACGCTGAGCCCACGCGTCGAGAATACCCGTGCGGGGCTCGTGACACTCGACCTCCAGGGCCACGACCCGGGGCGCACGCACACGGCCGCCTCAACCCTCCGCCTGGGTTTCGCCGCACAGGGGCTCGATGTTCGTATCGGAATTTCCACTACACCGCTGCTTGCGGAGCTCGCCGCCCTTCGCGCCGACTGGGCGCTCGAGGTCACGGACACGTCTGCCTTCCTGGCCCCCCTGCCCCTGGCTACAGTCTCTCCGCAGCCGGCCCAGGCAAGCCTGCTCGCCAAGTGGGGCATCCACACACTTGGCGACCTCTGCACGCTTCCCAAGGAGGCGATCGCCCAGCGGCTGGGCACCGAGGGAGCCTTGCTGTGGGAACGGGCCAGCGGCGAGGCCACGCGTGTGCTTCATCTGGTCAATCCGCCCCGCACCTTTGCGGCCTCCTGGGATTGCGAGCCCCCCGTGGAAACCCTCGAGCCTCTCCTCTTTCGCCTGCAGCGGTTCGGAGAGCGACTGGCCGCGGAGCTGCGCGCCGCGCAATTTGCCGCAAGTTCGCTCGCCCTGACCCTGTGCCTTGAGGATGAGACGGACGTGCGCCGGGAATTTCGCCTGCCCGAGCCTTCAGTCGACCCCTCGGCCTGGCTGCGGGTGCTTCACACCCACCTTGGCACGGTCAGAACCACGGCTCGCATCACTGGGGTGCGGTTGGTCGCAACGCCCGTTCGCCCGCCCCAAAAACAGGAGGGGCTGTTCGACGCTGGTTTGCGCGACCCCCTCTCCTTCTGGGAACTCCTCGCCCGACTGGGGGCCCTCGTCGGTGACAGCCGCGTCGGCACGCCCCGGATTCCCGACACCCACAGGCCTGACGCAGTCGAACTGGTCCGTCCTCTGGAAGCCCTAGAGCCGTTGGAGCGGGAGCCGTTGCATCCCTCCCTAGGATATAAACTGCGGCGCTACCGGCCTCCGCGCCCTGTCGAGGTTTCCCTTGTGGACGGCCAGCCCGCCACCCTCATGGGAGGCGCACTGCGGGGAAAAATTGTCGAGGCCGCAGGCCCGTGGATGACCGGCGGCGACTGGTGGAAGCCCGAGGCCTGGTGGCGTGAGACCTGGCAGGTGCGACTTGAGGGCGGCGGCTGTTACCAGATCCTGCGAAGCACCGGCGGCTGGCAAGTGGAAGGCATGCTCGATTGA
- the lexA gene encoding transcriptional repressor LexA: MLTEKQQAVLDHLRLVQTERGIPPSTREIQRHFGFASPNSALNHLRALARKGYIEQLDGRTWGLRAKEVQGHLFDVPLFGSIPAGLPTEQEQQAEESVFIDPVFFGLASGDRRRLWALRVSGDSMVGAHICNGDIAILERRTPRAGEIIAALVDETTTTLKRLVYQQDRPLLHAENPRYPDIAPDRLECQGVLVGVIRKIKEED; the protein is encoded by the coding sequence ATGTTGACGGAAAAACAACAAGCCGTGCTTGATCACCTGCGCCTTGTGCAGACGGAGCGCGGTATTCCTCCCTCCACACGGGAGATCCAGCGCCACTTCGGCTTTGCAAGCCCGAACTCGGCGCTGAACCACCTGCGCGCGCTGGCGCGCAAGGGATACATTGAGCAGCTCGATGGCCGAACGTGGGGCTTGCGAGCGAAGGAAGTGCAAGGCCACCTGTTTGACGTGCCGCTTTTTGGCTCGATTCCGGCAGGGCTGCCGACCGAGCAGGAGCAGCAGGCGGAGGAGTCGGTCTTCATCGACCCGGTTTTTTTCGGGCTTGCGAGCGGGGACAGGCGCCGGCTTTGGGCGCTGCGCGTCTCGGGCGACTCCATGGTGGGGGCGCACATCTGCAATGGCGACATTGCGATCCTTGAGCGCCGAACGCCGCGGGCAGGCGAGATCATCGCCGCCCTGGTCGACGAGACGACGACGACGCTCAAGCGCCTCGTCTACCAGCAGGACCGCCCGCTTTTGCACGCCGAGAACCCCCGCTACCCAGACATCGCTCCCGACCGGCTGGAGTGCCAGGGTGTATTGGTGGGAGTGATACGGAAGATCAAAGAGGAAGATTAA